In the Gossypium arboreum isolate Shixiya-1 chromosome 10, ASM2569848v2, whole genome shotgun sequence genome, one interval contains:
- the LOC108480783 gene encoding protein CURVATURE THYLAKOID 1C, chloroplastic, producing MASLTAHLLPPLLLQDRKTLFRTYPKLPVSYTGGRQNFAVCVKATGDSSESSTSLSIVKSVRHVWDKSDEDRVGLIGLGFAAIVALWTSTNLISVIDKLPIIPNVLEIIGILFSSWFIYRYLLFKPDREELFEIINKSLSQIFG from the exons ATGGCTTCCCTTACTGCACACCTGCTTCCGCCATTGCTTTTACAAGATAGAAAGACCCTTTTCAGGACTTATCCAAAACTCCCAGTTTCTTATACCGGAG GGAGGCAAAACTTTGCTGTTTGTGTGAAGGCTACCGGTGATAGCTCAGAGTCTTCTACCTCACTTAGTATTGTCAAGTCTGTGCGACATGTT TGGGATAAATCTGATGAAGATAGGGTAGGTCTCATTGGTCTGGGATTTGCAGCTATTGTGGCGCTGTGGACTTCAACTAATTTGATTTCG GTTATTGACAAATTGCCAATTATCCCAAATGTGCTGGAAATTATTGGCATACTGTTTTCTTCG TGGTTTATTTACCGGTATCTCTTGTTCAAACCAGATCG GGAAGAACTGTTCGAAATCATCAACAAGTCATTATCACAAATATTTGGATAg
- the LOC108482181 gene encoding 30S ribosomal protein S17, chloroplastic-like: MSIASSLESLKLSSPFLHDGSTSLSRLSKPNSSLPCQPLKSPAFLPPIRAMKSLQGKVVCATNDKTVSVEVVRLASHPKYKRRVRKKKKFQAHDPDNQFQVGDIVQLEKSRPISKTKTFFAVPIPSKNGKPGNEETGELGIPLESNQPREQQA, from the coding sequence ATGTCAATAGCCTCCTCTCTGGAATCTCTGAAATTGTCATCACCATTTCTCCATGACGGCTCAACCTCCCTTTCTCGTCTCTCAAAGCCCAATTCTTCCCTTCCTTGCCAGCCACTGAAATCCCCGGCTTTTCTACCTCCAATCAGGGCAATGAAATCCTTGCAAGGCAAGGTCGTTTGTGCTACAAATGATAAGACTGTGTCGGTGGAGGTGGTGCGCTTAGCCTCGCATCCTAAGTACAAGAGGCGtgtgaggaagaagaagaagttcCAGGCTCATGACCCTGATAACCAGTTCCAAGTCGGTGACATTGTGCAGCTGGAAAAGAGCAGGCCTATTAGCAAGACCAAGACTTTCTTTGCTGTGCCCATACCAAGCAAGAATGGGAAGCCCGGGAATGAAGAGACAGGGGAGCTTGGGATCCCGTTGGAGTCAAACCAGCCTCGAGAGCAGCAGGCTTAG